One part of the Candida albicans SC5314 chromosome R, complete sequence genome encodes these proteins:
- the DAD4 gene encoding Dad4p (Subunit of the Dam1 (DASH) complex, which acts in chromosome segregation by coupling kinetochores to spindle microtubules), which translates to MENPHEQTHNALLSRIINNMESLNESVVAVNKSLQQINNNNLQTEILSQMWENYIRNSEYNLEVTGLKKEPLFEKRE; encoded by the exons ATGGAAAATCCTCACGAACAGACGCATAACGCGTTATTGTCAagaataattaataatatg GAAAGCTTGAATGAGTCGGTAGTAGCGGTAAACAAATCCTTACAGCAgatcaataacaacaatttacAAACAGAAATATTATCGCAGATGTGGGAAAACTATATTCGGAACTCTGAGTACAATTTAGAGGTGACTGGTTTGAAGAAGGAGCCGTTGTTTGAGAAGAGAGAATGA
- the NOP10 gene encoding snoRNP complex protein (Small nucleolar ribonucleoprotein; flucytosine induced), with the protein MHLMYTLDAEGKRIYTLKKISEDGEITKSAHPARFSPDDKYSRQRVTLKKRFGLLPTQN; encoded by the coding sequence ATGCATTTGATGTACACCTTAGATGCCGAAGGCAAAAGAATCTACactttgaaaaagatatcAGAAGATGGAGAAATCACCAAATCTGCTCACCCAGCTAGATTCTCCCCAGATGACAAATACTCCAGACAAAGAGTGACCTTGAAAAAGAGGTTCGGATTGTTACCAACCCAAAACTAA
- the FGR32 gene encoding Fgr32p (Protein similar to S. cerevisiae Swa2p; induced upon adherence to polystyrene; transposon mutation affects filamentous growth; Hap43p-repressed gene), whose protein sequence is MVPPKKDAFADLFQSASSGNSTSSLNLKLNNLSLSERQKLQQQQQQQQRQQAFQQPTKNNLLQSQSQNNSVNSSWSNIDILTPSRTASPVSNSGNSESGVSLHQTGILSAQPEDPFSIFLESKSQNSSSKSDPTPVNRDNSKSAEISLLDDDFTDFFQESKSASKSVASPSISSQTSEAESHSTVSHSKRASNRANEQKDFVVAELVDIGFSVEDANEAINKRGLDLQKCVNYIMSKNSGNSNTDMVENGGSVLGQRSEGIKLNELGTDLVKKANSFYNFSKRAVMQNLEQFSGPRSNNDNIPAWMKTKEKYESDAMEKKYGGEEYGTDEENINQKDIERFMKQQRERNRDRSRARFENWIDGKPKQSHPSSKESSPELPQRPSNSNRHGIMSSQKREPPRRNVQQKASIELPQRPARKSQVTAPPERPTSINHHASDPVSVDSSVNSTTPDEDLLGLGTSGTSNGRNAPAPGSFRDSSPLNQFVYTDYTTAKEKATAAYKSGDYTTALESYTICLGCLPPNHELRIVILSNLASVNKLSGHLKESLDNIKDAEALFLPQEILSDYEIADKSIKYWCTKLFMIKAEVLELLEKYSEALEQYLVLIRQLNCNDKKVMDGKRRVDKIVNPQNYKPPKPSVSSRASTPSNKTPAVETKRPTKSGDDEVDALTKDKIEDKIRSWADAKQNNLRAMLTNLNEIIPPNIRMSEKLRNLTTNDLMLPKQVKIQYMKVISSIHPDKLASQTKDNRESGLICNGVFITLNKRWEAFKQEENI, encoded by the coding sequence ATGGTTCCTCCAAAAAAAGATGCATTTGCAGATTTATTTCAATCTGCAAGTAGTGGAAATAGCACTAGCAGCTTGAACTTAAAGCTCAACAATTTGTCACTATCAGAACGTCAAAAGttacagcaacaacaacaacaacaacaaagacaACAAGCTTTTCAACAACCTACAAAAAACAATCTACTTCAATCTCAATCCCAGAACAATTCCGTCAATTCAAGCTGGTCAAACATTGATATTTTGACGCCAAGTAGGACAGCTAGTCCAGTAAGCAATAGTGGAAATTCCGAGCTGGGTGTTTCACTTCACCAAACAGGTATCTTGTCGGCCCAACCAGAAGATCCATTTCTGATCTTTCTAGAAAGCAAGTCCCAAAACCTGTCTAGTAAGTCGGACCCAACCCCTGTTAATAGGGACAACTCAAAATCAGCTGAGATTTCTTTGTTGGACGATGATTTCACCGATTTTTTCCAAGAAAGTAAATCGGCTTCGAAGTCAGTTGCATCTCCTTCTATACTGTCACAAACTTCCGAAGCAGAGTCCCACCTGACAGTTCTGCATAGCAAGAGAGCTTCAAATAGAGCTAATGAGCAAAAagattttgttgttgctgaatTGGTTGACATTGGATTTAGTGTCGAAGATGCTAATGAGGCCATTAACAAAAGAGGGTTAGATTTGCAGAAATGTGTCAATTATATTATGAGTAAGAACTCGGGCAATTCAAACACGGACATGGTGGAGAACGGTGGTTCTGTTCTAGGTCAGCGTTCCGAAggaataaaattgaatgagTTGGGCACCGATTTAGTTAAGAAAGCAAACAGTTTCTACAATTTTTCTAAACGAGCGGTAATGCAAAATTTGGAACAATTCAGCGGTCCTAGAAGCAACAATGACAACATCCCAGCGTGGATGAAGACGAAAGAGAAGTATGAATCAGATGCAATGGAGAAGAAATATGGAGGCGAGGAGTATGGAACGGACGAAGAAAacataaatcaaaaagacATAGAGCGCTTTatgaaacaacaaagagAACGGAACAGAGATAGATCCAGAGCTCGCTTTGAAAATTGGATAGACGGCAAGCCAAAACAATCTCATCCCTCGTCTAAAGAGTCAAGTCCAGAATTACCACAGAGACCGCTGAATTCAAATCGCCATGGCATTATGAGCTCGCAAAAGAGAGAGCCACCTAGACGCAACGTGCAGCAGAAAGCAAGTATTGAATTGCCACAAAGACCAGCAAGAAAAAGTCAAGTTACTGCACCTCCAGAGAGGCCCACTTCCATAAATCATCATGCATCCGACCCAGTTTCAGTTGACTCTTCTGTAAACAGTACTACTCCCGATGAGGATTTGCTTGGATTGGGAACTTCGGGCACATCAAATGGTAGAAATGCCCCTGCCCCTGGGTCTTTTCGTGATTCAAGCCCTTTGAATCAGTTTGTTTACACTGATTACACTACTGCAAAGGAAAAAGCTACAGCTGCATATAAATCTGGTGATTATACCACTGCGTTAGAATCCTACACGATTTGTCTTGGCTGTTTGCCTCCTAATCATGAATTGCGGATTGTTATTTTATCAAACTTGGCTTCAGTCAACAAGTTGCTGGGGCATTTGAAGGAAAGTTTGGATAATATCAAAGATGCGGAAGCATTGTTCTTGCCTCAAGAGATTTTGAGTGATTATGAAATTGCAGACAAGCTGATCAAGTATTGGTGTACTAAATTGTTCATGATAAAGGCAGAAGTGTTGGAATTGTTAGAGAAGTACAGCGAGGCTTTGGAACAGTACCTTGTTTTAATAAGACAGTTGAATTGCAACGATAAGAAAGTTATGGACGGTAAGCGAAGAGTCGATAAAATCGTTAACCCACAAAATTACAAACCGCCTAAACCAAGTGTGTCGTCGCGTGCTTCTACACCTTCGAATAAGACTCCTGCAGTTGAAACAAAACGGCCAACTAAGTCAGGTGACGACGAAGTTGATGCTTTGACTAAAGACAAGATTGAAGACAAAATTAGATCTTGGGCAGACGCCAAACAGAACAATCTTCGAGCCATGTTGACTAACTTAAATGAGATTATACCTCCAAATATCAGAATGAGTGAGAAATTGCGTAATTTAACTACCAACGATTTGATGCTACCAAAACAAGTAAAGATCCAGTATATGAAGGTCATTAGCAGCATTCATCCTGACAAATTAGCATCCCAAACCAAGGACAATAGGGAACTGGGGTTGATATGTAATGGAGTCTTTATCACTTTGAATAAGCGCTGGGAGGCATTTAAACAGGAAGAGAATATATAG
- a CDS encoding S-adenosylmethionine-dependent methyltransferase (Ortholog of S. cerevisiae YNL092W and S. pombe SPBC1778.07; a putative N2227-like methyltransferase; Hap43-repressed gene), with protein sequence MSQNADEYEALTATLSSFYNFFRHQFEHIIKPRLIKFRAMTEKERALLPWYEAHTGELKQCIEVNRGFTELLSTSIANDWGVAGTSLDWHPAGPREFEITSTTLLQLMREWSDEGQAERDVAFTRIISELEELYPDEPSRQSIRILNPGCGLGRLVMELVIRGFWTQGNEISYHMLLASNFILNHSQFPHSHSIFPFLSRSSHLVKRKYQTRGITIPDVAPFAVLSELKEKTPSIAYEELMSITAGSFLELYGPNKPSDTLNDPAAIELKNSSKDSFDVVVTNFFLDTASNIIEYVRAINHVLKNGGRWINFGPLLWHFEGDYNVSYINREDNVSIPDIKKGLELSREDLLELIKNMGFDFVKHESDIESTYCKDIKSLGSFVFKCEYWVCIKVR encoded by the coding sequence ATGAGCCAAAATGCCGATGAATATGAAGCTTTAACGGCCACTTTACTGTCGttttacaattttttcagGCACCAATTCGAGCACATTATCAAACCAAGACTAATAAAATTTCGAGCCATGACCGAGAAAGAAAGAGCTTTGCTTCCATGGTACGAAGCGCACACAGGGGAGTTAAAACAGTGTATCGAAGTAAATCGTGGATTTACGGAATTACTATCTACAAGCATTGCAAATGACTGGGGTGTTGCTGGAACATCTCTAGATTGGCATCCAGCTGGCCCTCGAGAGTTTGAGATAACCTCCACGACGTTATTGCAATTGATGAGAGAGTGGAGTGACGAGGGCCAAGCTGAAAGAGACGTTGCATTCACTCGAATCATAAGCGAGTTGGAAGAGCTTTATCCTGATGAGCCGTCGCGACAATCAATCAGAATATTAAACCCTGGCTGTGGCTTGGGTCGATTGGTTATGGAGTTGGTGATAAGAGGATTTTGGACACAAGGAAACGAGATCAGCTACCACATGCTATTGGCATCaaattttatattgaatCACAGCCAGTTTCCTCACAGCCATTCGATATTTCCGTTTTTATCGAGATCGTCGCATTTGGTAAAGCGAAAGTATCAAACAAGGGGCATCACAATCCCCGATGTGGCACCGTTTGCGGTCCTCTCAGAATTGAAGGAGAAAACTCCCAGTATTGCATACGAAGAATTGATGTCAATAACTGCCGGCTCGTTTCTTGAATTATACGGTCCAAATAAACCGAGCGACACTTTGAATGACCCGGCTGCCATTGAGTTGAAGAATTCGAGCAAAGATAGCTTTGACGTCGTTGTTAcgaatttttttttagacACAGCAAGCAATATCATCGAGTATGTGAGAGCAATCAACCAcgttttgaaaaatggtgGCAGATGGATAAATTTCGGTCCATTGTTGTGGCATTTTGAGGGTGACTACAATGTCAGCTACATTAATAGAGAAGATAATGTCTCTATACCAGATATCAAAAAAGGGTTAGAGTTATCTCGCGAAGACTTGCTTGAGTTAATCAAGAATATGGGCTTTGACTTTGTGAAACATGAGTCTGACATAGAAAGCACATATTGCAAGGACATAAAGCTGTTGGGttcatttgttttcaaGTGTGAATATTGGGTGTGTATTAAAGTGAGATAA
- a CDS encoding uncharacterized protein (Putative thiamine biosynthesis enzyme; decreased expression in an ssr1 null mutant; protein present in exponential and stationary growth phase yeast cultures), with product MPTLKVAYIPEHFSTPLFFAQQQGYYKAHDLSIEFVKVPEGSGRLINLLNSNEVDIAIGLTEAFIADIAKGNENIHVLDTYVKSPLLWAVSTGSNRDDVTDAKQLKRIGVSRIGSGSYVMSFVLAHQLGVPSFDQFQVLSNFKNLRDSVNLKDGVEGSDAFMWEYFTSKKYYDNHEIKQIDQIYTPWSSWVVATSSDSLQAKSDVIKNFIDAVNQGIQYYNEHVDEAIEYISSNLDYSAEDAKEWTKTVEFNSRIGKTPLDWDTIVVKTKDTLKLAGVLAESDDVILKRLNSNVKKTNL from the coding sequence ATGCCTACCTTGAAAGTTGCATACATTCCAGAGCACTTTTCCACGCCACTATTCTTTGCTCAACAACAAGGCTACTACAAAGCACACGATCTCAGCATTGAGTTTGTAAAAGTCCCTGAAGGAAGTGGAAGACTAATTAATTTGCTCAATTCGAATGAGGTAGACATCGCAATTGGGTTGACAGAAGCTTTTATTGCTGATATTGCAAAGGGTAACGAAAATATTCATGTTCTAGACACTTATGTCAAATCACCTTTATTGTGGGCTGTCAGCACCGGTTCCAATCGTGACGATGTCACCGACGCAAAGCAATTAAAAAGGATTGGGGTGAGCCGAATAGGATCAGGGTCGTATGTGATGAGCTTTGTTTTGGCCCATCAATTGGGGGTTCCTTCTTTTGACCAATTTCAGGTTTTATCcaatttcaagaatttaCGGGACTCTGTAAATTTGAAGGACGGGGTAGAAGGGTCAGATGCATTCATGTGGGAATACTTTACCAGCAAAAAGTATTATGATAACCATGAAATCAAACAGATTGATCAGATATACACTCCTTGGTCGTCATGGGTCGTTGCAACATCTTCTGACTCTTTGCAAGCTAAATCGGACGTGATCAAGAACTTTATTGATGCCGTCAACCAAGGAATCCAATACTATAACGAGCACGTCGATGAGGCTATAGAATATATCTCTTCGAACTTGGATTATTCCGCAGAAGATGCCAAAGAGTGGACCAAGACTgttgaattcaattcaagGATCGGAAAGACGCCATTGGATTGGGACACTATCGTCGTCAAGACTAAGGACACATTAAAGTTGGCAGGCGTTTTGGCCGAATCAGACGATGTCATCTTGAAAAGATTGAATTCTAATGTTAAAAAGACAAACTTGTGA
- the VPS21 gene encoding Rab family GTPase (Late endosomal Rab small monomeric GTPase involved in transport of endocytosed proteins to the vacuole; involved in filamentous growth and virulence; Spider biofilm induced): MSQHPAPATAVKLVLLGEAAVGKSSLVLRFVSNDFQENKEPTIGAAFLTQKCTIGERTIKYEIWDTAGQERFASLAPMYYRNAQAAIVVYDITKPASFIKARHWVKELHEQANRDITIALVGNKLDLVEDDSAEDGETLRKVSVEEGQSLADEEGLLFFETSAKTGNNVNEVFVGIGSKIPSVTVTGGEAQEGSNGRRIDLTANTDNANAPRSTCC, from the coding sequence ATGAGTCAACATCCAGCCCCCGCAACAGCAGTGAAATTGGTTTTATTGGGAGAAGCTGCAGTAGGAAAGTCGTCGTTGGTGTTGCGATTTGTGTCCAATGATTTCcaagaaaacaaagagCCAACTATAGGAGCTGCGTTTTTAACTCAAAAGTGCACCATCGGTGAGCGCACTATAAAGTATGAAATCTGGGACACTGCTGGGCAGGAGCGTTTTGCTTCTCTTGCCCCGATGTATTATAGAAATGCCCAAGCTGCTATTGTCGTTTACGATATTACCAAACCAGCTTCATTTATAAAAGCTAGACATTGGGTTAAAGAGTTGCATGAGCAGGCTAATAGAGATATAACGATTGCATTGGTTGGAAACAAGCTTGACTTGGTAGAAGATGATAGTGCAGAAGATGGTGAGACTTTACGAAAGGTGAGTGTCGAGGAAGGGCAAAGTTTGGCTGATGAAGAAggtttgttattttttgagACCAGTGCAAAGACTGGCAATAATGTTAACGAGGTATTTGTGGGTATTGGAAGCAAGATCCCGAGTGTGACGGTTACTGGTGGCGAGGCTCAAGAAGGTTCAAATGGTCGCAGAATTGATTTGACTGCAAACACTGATAATGCTAATGCTCCAAGAAGCACATGTTgctaa
- the PTP1 gene encoding tyrosine protein phosphatase (Phosphotyrosine-specific protein phosphatase; rat catheter biofilm induced): MFQFIPFPISFTKMNIFKKPITAVTTGLTAITSNESRKENSDSSSSSSSKKSTPAVLTISSHKQREDFNELNEIESQRIVEGLNNAATSIWSISAGISRVNRKRNRYTNVTPWDRTRVKLPVVDGSFSDYINASHIHLKTTASKISNRYIACQGPLEHTTHHFWAMCFNESEKQKNDVVVVVMVTPLVENGMVKCDRYWPELHETWDFTSKNAEDGIKYEKLTLTNIGENHKESEDYLITELELKSPTKSKKVYHYYYYKWADAKVPPSIEPLIALSRSVYKINQPLIESGKPLVPIVHCSAGVGRSGTFMAFDHLFRDADKFRNLVHEDRIASKDLVYQSVCQLRNQRMMTVQTVYQYCFLYEAARTIYKR, from the coding sequence ATGTTTCAGTTTATTCCTTTTCCAATATCATTCACGAAGATGAACATATTCAAGAAACCAATAACAGCAGTGACAACTGGGCTAACGGCTATTACGTCCAATGAATCCCGCAAAGAAAACTCAGactcctcctcctcctcctcctccaaGAAAAGCACACCTGCAGTTCTTACAATCTCCTCACACAAGCAAAGGGAAGAtttcaatgaattgaaCGAGATTGAATCGCAGCGTATAGTGGAGGGGTTGAACAATGCCGCCACTTCCATCTGGTCGATCAGTGCTGGGATATCCCGTGTTAACCGCAAGAGAAATAGGTACACCAACGTTACACCATGGGATCGAACAAGAGTGAAACTTCCCGTTGTGGATGGATCCTTTTCGGATTATATTAACGCATCACACATTCACTTGAAAACCACAGCAAGCAAAATATCTAACAGATACATTGCATGTCAGGGCCCATTGGAACATACAACTCACCACTTTTGGGCAATGTGTTTCAACGAACtggaaaaacaaaaaaatgacgtggttgttgttgtaatggTGACCCCTTTGGTCGAAAACGGAATGGTAAAGTGCGACAGGTATTGGCCGGAATTGCATGAAACGTGGGATTTCACCTCCAAGAATGCAGAGGATGGTATCAAgtatgaaaaattaactCTCACAAACATTGGCGAGAATCACAAGGAACTGGAAGATTACTTGATAACCGAATTGGAGTTGAAATCGCCCACCAAGAGCAAAAAAGTTTatcactactactattataAATGGGCAGATGCCAAAGTGCCTCCATCTATCGAACCGTTAATTGCCTTGTCGCGCAGTGTTTATAAGATCAATCAGCCATTGATCGAATCTGGCAAACCGCTTGTGCCAATAGTACATTGCTCTGCCGGAGTTGGTAGATCTGGAACATTTATGGCTTTTGATCATTTGTTTAGAGATGCAGACAAGTTTCGAAACCTAGTGCACGAAGACAGAATAGCCAGTAAGGATTTAGTATACCAATCTGTCTGTCAGCTACGTAACCAACGTATGATGACGGTGCAGACTGTGTACCAGTATTGCTTTTTATATGAAGCTGCTAGAACTATATATAAGAGATAG
- a CDS encoding uncharacterized protein (Has domain(s) with predicted RNA binding activity), with protein MIPVSDHSTQDVANAVDLLITSDVFSLETKRDISQPPLAIVMATATLQQILLDLFRNQSTPVADTEEGNLKFQKSLPFSHWYLTVQSCEMELVEKILTIQNLVEKKITIKGSLLNAFQLNGCYHQGSITCKCKDIQDFISKFMNCTINEQLSISPLDSLNHLEICKKTNLESNLSKHKSITLVYNETQVSAILGKGGHTLNSIRFQSKCWIYVLPVCGFNKPRTQEIQISGTVDNIGIAVYEINKIVSGSNK; from the coding sequence ATGATACCAGTTTCTGACCATTCAACACAAGACGTTGCAAATGCGGTGGATTTATTGATAACCTCAGACGTATTTTCGTTAGAGACCAAAAGAGATATTTCACAGCCACCATTGGCGATTGTGATGGCTACTGCAACGCTTCAACAGATTCTACTTGATCTCTTTAGAAATCAACTGACACCTGTGGCCGATACGGAAGAAGGAAACCTAAAGTTTCAAAAGAGTTTGCCATTTTCCCATTGGTACTTGACTGTGCAATCCTGCGAGATGGAATTAGTTGAGAAAATTCTCACCATTCAGAATCTAgtggaaaagaaaataaccATCAAGGGGTCTCTATTGAATGCTTTCCAACTAAATGGTTGCTATCATCAAGGTCTGATTACTTGTAAGTGCAAAGATATCCAAGACTTCATCTCAAAATTCATGAATTGTACAATAAACGAGCAACTCAGTATCTCACCGCTTGACTCACTCAACCACTTAGAAATATGCAAGAAAACAAACCTCGAAAGTAACTTATCAAAACACAAATCTATTACATTGGTGTACAATGAGACTCAAGTATCGGCCATTTTAGGGAAAGGAGGTCATACTCTTAATTCTATCAGATTCCAATCAAAATGCTGGATATATGTGCTACCTGTTTGTGGTTTCAACAAACCCAGAACTcaagaaattcaaatatcaGGCACTGTTGACAACATTGGAATAGCAGTGTATGAGATTAATAAGATAGTTTCTGGAAGTAACAAATAG